From a single Ignavibacteria bacterium genomic region:
- a CDS encoding T9SS type A sorting domain-containing protein: MKFFTLVFVFSLSLFIQAGAQSTSPGGTEVVIPWATSYYAGLGVGNANFSDSLNGIAYTQNSPDYSITTDGGSTWRTGRRTGQLDRIMFMYSIGRDSLVAVRDSQYIYHSFNGGETWTLANTLWSGEKFGYGIFFNHKYGLIFPPEGGFLTSSDLGLTWNAREWGYTAVKSPPRYERGYLFVREQSTITPGIIFSSNNGMSWEKLMVPSSLSAFSYAGKSENGFYIVTQDKWFHLISPTGEIIKSFPPGGTQNTYVGHAYVSDNEIWIINHQGTGNRELRRYSLNDTNVTVIRLGNNSVTTNSIVPTTWDKLVISSTGVSRGSAIMTFHKNGFQDVRVEQLFLPGSAEASTLFFVNGSKGFAGLTNGKIIKTTDGGTTWSDCTMPTTTGVVQKFVQRSETEFIALCGAGLILETGDGGNSWSSIITPVQKPIRGAAFKGHDTIYFCTTDSLFRTTPLWQQITPVNTGLIGGNFTNLDFYDELNGSAIYHLNYYDSKAFFTTNGGNSWQTSVFVDRILTLDPSSLGIYYPSSGRFTTWYNDNSGGSVFQDGDLKFVNQRPGGLIAISFSKGDFFYNFGKFANFARISLGQTFSKMDPVAADANTAYLLTNGGRIFKIYKTTETPVPSAVLKILPLDESPYEYHNISFKWEEPWSIAPILEYNFQLAIGNPSNIIEDVNGFTGTTLDRILTADSTMYYWRVRARNIHGWGDFNRWYSFRSSILESEPKMWQTALTSNLMSAIILPDGCAVVGDSLGKITRTDTPPDNWSILDVQTTYPFLRFWRPPGTNNIIAYTLENRFLISINKGFNWYANYDPFGGSTMFYALTSAPPDRYYGAGQYGTIYKGVYVYPYRFVFSNIWFSPYTGSNLDIATWGETRIAAVGELGSVTLSTDGGVSFRHLVLNGNETLKKVSFAPDGTLVILNDKGERRISTDMGQTWTFEVFETRAPIRELFTLDGVSAIVDYKGGVYTAPTPTSKWYYRKLPEFFHASGVNLADNKILLPSQQGKLFYMSVTGGLPTGVRDEGVISQFELTQNYPNPFNSSTFIEFNTPNEGPAHLTVYDITGRAVRSEVIQASMGKNRFRFDANDLHSGVYIYSLDFGGKKKYSKMILLK, from the coding sequence ATGAAATTTTTTACACTTGTTTTCGTTTTTTCTCTTTCCCTGTTTATTCAGGCAGGAGCACAATCAACATCCCCGGGTGGAACCGAAGTGGTTATTCCCTGGGCAACGAGTTATTATGCAGGACTTGGAGTCGGGAATGCGAATTTTAGCGATTCCTTAAACGGTATTGCATATACACAGAACAGTCCTGACTACAGCATCACCACGGATGGCGGAAGCACCTGGCGGACCGGAAGAAGGACAGGCCAGCTCGACAGGATCATGTTCATGTACTCCATCGGCAGGGATTCTCTCGTCGCCGTGAGGGACAGTCAGTATATCTACCACAGCTTCAATGGTGGAGAAACCTGGACTCTTGCCAACACCCTCTGGTCAGGTGAAAAATTTGGATATGGTATTTTCTTCAACCATAAATATGGTCTTATCTTCCCGCCTGAAGGAGGTTTCCTCACTTCTTCAGACCTTGGGTTGACATGGAACGCAAGAGAGTGGGGTTATACTGCGGTAAAGTCACCTCCCCGGTATGAGCGGGGATACCTCTTCGTCAGGGAGCAATCCACTATAACACCGGGCATTATTTTCTCATCCAACAACGGAATGTCCTGGGAAAAACTCATGGTCCCCTCCTCTCTCTCAGCATTCAGTTATGCCGGGAAAAGTGAAAATGGATTTTATATCGTTACTCAGGACAAATGGTTTCACCTCATCTCCCCCACAGGTGAGATCATTAAATCATTTCCACCGGGTGGTACTCAAAACACCTATGTGGGTCATGCCTATGTGAGCGATAATGAAATCTGGATTATTAATCATCAAGGCACCGGGAACAGAGAGCTTCGTCGATACTCCTTAAATGATACAAATGTTACGGTTATACGCCTTGGAAATAATTCAGTAACAACCAATTCGATTGTTCCAACAACCTGGGATAAACTCGTAATTTCCAGTACCGGCGTGAGTCGAGGCAGTGCGATCATGACCTTCCATAAGAATGGTTTTCAGGATGTCAGAGTCGAACAGCTTTTTCTGCCCGGAAGTGCAGAGGCATCAACCCTCTTTTTTGTGAATGGTTCAAAGGGGTTCGCAGGTCTGACAAACGGGAAAATAATAAAAACAACTGATGGCGGAACCACTTGGAGCGATTGCACAATGCCAACAACAACAGGAGTTGTTCAAAAATTTGTTCAACGAAGTGAGACGGAATTTATTGCCCTCTGTGGCGCCGGACTGATCCTCGAAACCGGCGACGGGGGCAATTCATGGAGTTCCATTATTACTCCCGTGCAAAAACCGATTCGGGGGGCGGCTTTCAAGGGGCATGATACGATATATTTTTGCACTACCGATTCCCTCTTCAGGACTACACCTCTTTGGCAACAAATTACCCCTGTGAATACCGGCCTCATCGGTGGCAACTTCACCAACCTTGACTTTTATGACGAACTGAACGGTTCGGCTATTTACCACCTAAACTATTACGACAGTAAAGCATTCTTCACCACAAATGGTGGCAATTCATGGCAAACTAGTGTGTTTGTCGATAGAATACTGACGCTGGATCCGTCTTCCCTCGGGATTTATTATCCTTCATCCGGCAGATTTACAACCTGGTATAACGACAACAGTGGCGGATCAGTGTTTCAGGATGGTGATCTTAAGTTCGTTAATCAAAGACCAGGCGGACTGATTGCAATCTCCTTCTCAAAGGGCGATTTCTTCTACAATTTCGGTAAATTCGCCAATTTTGCAAGAATCAGCCTCGGTCAGACTTTCTCAAAAATGGACCCCGTTGCAGCCGATGCTAATACTGCATATTTACTGACCAACGGGGGAAGAATTTTCAAAATCTACAAAACCACAGAGACTCCGGTACCGTCTGCAGTACTTAAAATTTTACCCCTCGATGAATCACCGTATGAGTACCACAATATTTCGTTTAAATGGGAGGAACCCTGGTCAATTGCCCCAATACTGGAGTATAACTTTCAACTGGCTATCGGCAATCCCTCTAATATTATCGAGGATGTTAACGGTTTTACAGGCACCACTTTAGACAGGATACTGACTGCCGACTCAACGATGTATTACTGGCGTGTCCGGGCAAGGAACATCCACGGCTGGGGAGATTTCAACAGATGGTACAGCTTCAGGTCATCCATCCTGGAGTCGGAACCCAAAATGTGGCAAACCGCTCTTACAAGCAATCTGATGTCAGCTATAATTCTGCCGGATGGATGTGCTGTTGTTGGTGACAGTCTGGGGAAAATAACCAGAACCGATACACCTCCCGACAACTGGTCGATACTCGATGTCCAGACGACTTACCCTTTCCTGAGGTTCTGGCGACCCCCGGGAACCAATAATATTATTGCTTACACGCTCGAAAATCGATTTCTTATATCAATCAATAAGGGTTTTAACTGGTATGCCAACTACGACCCTTTTGGCGGAAGCACCATGTTTTACGCACTCACCTCGGCTCCCCCGGATCGTTACTATGGAGCCGGTCAATATGGCACCATCTATAAAGGTGTTTATGTTTACCCCTATCGATTTGTCTTCTCAAATATCTGGTTTTCTCCCTACACAGGATCCAATCTCGACATTGCCACATGGGGTGAAACCAGAATTGCTGCAGTGGGCGAACTTGGAAGTGTAACCCTCTCGACTGACGGTGGAGTCTCGTTCAGGCATCTTGTACTCAACGGGAATGAAACACTCAAAAAAGTGAGTTTCGCACCCGACGGTACACTCGTTATACTCAACGACAAAGGCGAAAGACGCATTTCGACTGATATGGGACAAACCTGGACATTCGAAGTTTTCGAAACCCGGGCTCCGATCAGAGAATTATTTACTCTCGACGGTGTCAGTGCGATTGTTGATTATAAAGGAGGAGTGTATACTGCACCCACTCCAACATCGAAATGGTATTACAGGAAACTGCCCGAATTCTTTCATGCAAGTGGAGTAAATCTTGCTGATAACAAAATTCTCCTCCCATCACAGCAAGGCAAACTGTTTTACATGTCTGTGACAGGTGGACTCCCTACAGGAGTGAGGGATGAAGGAGTTATCTCCCAATTTGAGCTGACTCAAAACTACCCAAACCCTTTTAATTCGTCAACATTTATTGAATTCAACACTCCAAACGAAGGCCCTGCTCATTTAACAGTTTATGACATAACGGGCAGAGCGGTAAGATCAGAAGTGATCCAGGCAAGCATGGGTAAAAACAGATTCCGTTTTGACGCTAATGATCTGCACAGCGGGGTTTATATCTATAGCCTCGATTTCGGAGGAAAAAAGAAATATTCGAAGATGATCCTTTTGAAATAA
- a CDS encoding T9SS type A sorting domain-containing protein, with protein MMKYFAFFTLLFSITLRPQLVPVINYSDTSAFIDVEFVNEYYGFVVTNRGTLLRTTNTGLAWSDVPVPGNTGVLAITSGPDGILFISGRNGMVKKSTDGGSTWSDVSVASLPDADFSFVKRIATYSLVVAGRQGWFARSDDNGLHWQTVRIGMEDINSVVFTGYFTAWALMDKGVVATTTDGGLTWSPFYAETLGKSVKGMLQNGSSIMFTGDGGLITSSGNNGVTWTPVLTWEQTDIVETKQTGQNSLLIMDTTGKMRTLTLTPTGVTVTNINTQKKPQKRYYGFWLKSNILYAVTDGPNIYYSASTGQQFTSRIVSLGGRKISSVTVVSENDYVISCNSPFINGASYGYIARTTNGGESWKYIYDGGWVNREYYLSNGRGFRVLEKSELYSSNSGATWSDLIANTSGVIISSQSLSEQTGYFILTDSLTKPRDKSSSIIYKRTGSTKTQLRNFAYTRLTHLNFIDNLNGWVLRDSAQFHFTTDGGATWIQTAAITPFISSYLRFGNSSGILVTQTGRIMKTTNNTGSWSLLFKDTVLRFNSITGIDSTKFIVAGDSGVIYTSVDGGQSWKLLKTGMLADFNHIKMIDSRKFIVTTATGGVYKGNLDDSWYAGLEEISPLLPENHIIGNFPNPFNNSTVIEFFTTESRDVQLTLFDISGREVFSDIINAQNGVNRYNFNSQNLNSGVYFYTLNFSGKREYSKMILLK; from the coding sequence ATGATGAAATATTTTGCATTTTTTACACTCCTTTTTTCGATAACTCTACGGCCTCAACTGGTTCCTGTGATAAATTATTCAGACACCAGTGCATTTATTGATGTCGAATTTGTGAATGAATATTACGGTTTTGTCGTCACAAACAGAGGGACACTCCTCAGGACAACAAACACGGGACTTGCGTGGTCGGATGTCCCCGTTCCCGGTAATACGGGTGTTCTTGCCATAACTTCAGGGCCCGACGGAATACTCTTCATTTCGGGCAGGAACGGGATGGTAAAGAAATCTACCGATGGCGGCTCAACCTGGTCTGATGTATCAGTAGCCTCTCTGCCGGATGCTGATTTTTCGTTTGTGAAAAGAATTGCGACCTACAGCCTGGTTGTTGCCGGCAGACAGGGCTGGTTCGCCCGAAGCGATGACAACGGGTTACACTGGCAGACAGTTCGAATCGGAATGGAGGACATTAACAGTGTTGTGTTTACGGGATATTTCACCGCGTGGGCGCTTATGGACAAAGGAGTTGTGGCCACCACTACCGACGGTGGACTTACCTGGTCACCTTTCTACGCCGAAACACTCGGAAAAAGCGTCAAAGGGATGCTTCAGAATGGCAGTTCCATCATGTTTACAGGTGACGGTGGTTTGATCACCTCGTCCGGTAATAATGGAGTCACCTGGACTCCGGTCCTCACCTGGGAACAAACTGATATCGTGGAGACCAAACAAACAGGACAAAACAGCCTCTTAATCATGGACACAACGGGTAAAATGAGAACTTTAACCCTTACGCCCACGGGAGTTACTGTAACCAATATCAACACTCAGAAAAAACCACAAAAGAGATATTACGGCTTCTGGTTAAAGTCAAACATCCTTTATGCAGTTACCGACGGCCCAAATATCTATTATTCAGCCTCAACAGGGCAGCAGTTTACTTCTCGCATAGTCTCTTTAGGAGGCAGAAAGATATCCTCGGTAACAGTCGTCTCGGAAAATGATTATGTCATCTCGTGTAATTCACCATTCATAAACGGTGCTTCATACGGATACATCGCCAGAACAACCAATGGAGGTGAATCCTGGAAGTATATTTACGACGGTGGCTGGGTGAACAGGGAGTATTATCTCTCGAACGGAAGAGGTTTCAGAGTTCTCGAAAAATCCGAACTCTACTCATCAAATTCGGGGGCGACATGGTCCGATCTTATAGCAAATACCTCGGGAGTCATAATCAGTTCTCAGTCATTGAGCGAGCAGACAGGTTATTTTATCCTCACCGATTCCCTGACAAAACCCCGCGACAAGTCTTCGAGCATTATCTATAAGCGGACAGGTTCGACTAAAACGCAGCTCAGAAATTTTGCATATACCCGGTTGACACATCTCAATTTCATCGACAATCTGAACGGCTGGGTTCTCCGCGACAGCGCTCAGTTCCATTTTACGACTGACGGAGGTGCCACCTGGATTCAAACAGCGGCTATTACACCATTCATCTCCTCGTATCTGAGATTTGGCAACTCGTCCGGCATTCTCGTTACTCAAACAGGGAGAATCATGAAAACAACCAACAACACCGGTTCATGGTCGCTACTCTTCAAAGATACCGTTTTAAGATTCAACTCAATAACAGGTATCGATTCCACAAAATTCATTGTCGCGGGTGACTCGGGTGTTATCTACACATCAGTCGATGGTGGTCAGTCGTGGAAGCTGCTAAAAACAGGGATGCTGGCTGATTTCAATCATATAAAGATGATCGATTCACGGAAATTTATCGTCACTACCGCTACAGGTGGTGTTTACAAAGGAAATCTCGACGACTCCTGGTACGCGGGATTAGAGGAGATCAGTCCACTGCTCCCCGAAAACCATATTATCGGGAATTTTCCGAATCCCTTTAACAACAGCACGGTCATTGAGTTTTTCACAACTGAAAGCAGGGATGTGCAACTGACTCTCTTCGATATTTCAGGCAGAGAGGTCTTTTCAGATATCATTAACGCCCAAAACGGAGTGAACAGATACAACTTCAACTCCCAAAATCTGAACAGTGGCGTCTATTTTTACACATTGAACTTCAGCGGAAAAAGGGAGTATTCCAAAATGATCCTGCTGAAATAG
- a CDS encoding T9SS type A sorting domain-containing protein: protein MKYIIKTAVLVLLMCSGLIPQQLSPAGTEVVVPWSTTYYAGLGAGRLQFIDSLNGITANTQNGSFALTTDGGATWIEREPAPNLTKFLSIFLLAKDTLVAVRDSQYIFHSYNGGLSWQLKYEMGSSEHFSNCLFFNKKHGVIFPATGGIRITSDRGLTWFDLPWEFGPVKKMPSWSNGYLFVYEQTTSIPGIVFSTDNGISWKKIKHNLSGITRAERIRDGFVVIGNDQKFHKLSDSGAVLASVISPNQKYNFDYCYISDTEVWALDNTGWAADNGYRYLTKMSFKDTAKTGYRLEITSNYINQIVPTTYDKLVLGQTGMSLDDGVLTFHKYNDKRIRIEYLKLPGNYEAVKLFFLNESFGFVATGSGDILKTTDGGLNWRKVNTPGIYSQINCFAARSENEFIAAGMAGIVLFSSDGGENWIRKESGFQKNIVSISYSNRDNIYFCTSDSLYGTDHQWQQIKHFRIDLPAGRYTGVQFFDSLNGSVTYENEYFASHLITSTNGGSSWWKRSMTSRLATYDPANFGIYWRFSAGLAWYRNNVQGCIMSLKGIMMGAHQNKNGVAAAYTNRGNFLMTFGDKFNWSLVTLGEPVTVRHIFAASDKAIYLAASNGRIFKFSPSNLPNTPSLVLRVSPEDGAKFVPKKTELKWDEPYSHSPIRNYQVQVALGDTSNIIVDDASITSPKYAINLNSDTSFFFWRVRARNGEGWGEFNSWYKLRTSAEVLSFSTVQTNFTNNVTAATKTPAGKYFVGTETGMIGYTDNLSGLWTQGNSATTYKITKFTVNKYSSVIYAFSTNNEYSFSTNNGRTWTKVADPLRGKMIYSLAFTSATTGYAVGGYGTIFKTTNAGETWNNIWYSPDTGDNLDIKTIDSTIIIAVGYQGSFTISTDGGATFRQKSLAYPENFTRFEIDEGQRIIIRNSKGERRISTDLGNTWTYERLAFDAPLKGFQDWRNNSMMIDTLGGVFTMPFNSGEYFYQTLPENRIANGLQLVDNEVLIPSSGGKLFLAPLPSPGSNAPWQYVVNPGVASLNQYIFTGAKSLMGIGRGGMVMVSDDEGRIWKAVASPVASDLFVITQKTGGEVVIAGDSGRVLVYNNGAFLTGGSGIPADKKATAISFLDKFTGFISCRDGSLFRTNDGGRTWTQKTEINPAVAGLEITAIKAGKNKLYIHLESSVNNEATRSEIREYNLNLTNYRTIWSAASLSSMPAIIVPGKFFAVLLQGNRIVAGRGPLMDTLVEFSNDTLNISALFTSNGKNFWVGDNSGNLYRLDEDGRISSTFTGFALGSIKSVIFSPSGKGIIVSEAGNIYYGSSNDEIQPEDPSVEIPDEYTLFQNFPNPFNPSTTIGFQITASAAYTLEIFSSTGEKVQTPLDGFVEPGKYQIIFNASKLSSGLYFYRLRGNGASFTKKMIYLK from the coding sequence ATGAAATATATTATAAAAACTGCGGTTTTGGTGCTGTTAATGTGTTCCGGTCTAATTCCGCAACAACTGTCTCCTGCAGGTACCGAAGTGGTGGTACCTTGGTCAACCACTTACTATGCGGGTCTGGGTGCCGGACGGCTTCAGTTTATCGACTCACTCAACGGTATCACAGCCAACACTCAAAACGGTTCCTTTGCTCTGACAACCGACGGAGGTGCCACATGGATTGAGCGGGAACCCGCCCCGAACCTCACTAAATTCCTCTCAATTTTTCTACTCGCCAAAGATACCCTTGTTGCTGTAAGAGACAGTCAGTATATTTTCCACAGTTACAACGGCGGTCTGAGCTGGCAACTTAAGTATGAGATGGGAAGCAGTGAACACTTCTCGAATTGCCTCTTCTTCAATAAAAAACACGGTGTCATTTTCCCCGCCACTGGTGGAATAAGAATTACCAGTGACCGTGGCTTGACATGGTTCGACCTCCCATGGGAATTTGGGCCGGTCAAAAAAATGCCATCCTGGTCAAATGGATATCTCTTTGTTTATGAACAGACTACCTCAATCCCCGGTATCGTTTTCTCAACGGATAATGGGATTTCCTGGAAAAAGATTAAACATAACCTGAGTGGAATAACCCGGGCTGAGAGAATCAGAGACGGCTTTGTGGTAATTGGTAATGATCAAAAATTTCACAAACTCTCCGATTCAGGAGCAGTTCTGGCTTCCGTCATCAGTCCCAATCAAAAATACAATTTCGACTACTGCTATATCAGTGACACCGAAGTATGGGCTCTCGACAACACCGGCTGGGCGGCAGATAATGGTTACAGGTACCTCACGAAAATGTCTTTCAAGGATACTGCAAAAACGGGTTACAGACTTGAAATAACCTCCAACTATATAAACCAGATTGTTCCGACCACATATGACAAGCTTGTCCTCGGACAGACCGGGATGAGTCTCGATGACGGTGTTCTTACCTTCCACAAGTACAACGATAAAAGGATCAGGATCGAATATTTGAAACTCCCGGGTAATTACGAGGCGGTAAAACTCTTTTTCCTTAATGAATCCTTCGGATTTGTCGCCACCGGATCGGGTGATATCCTGAAAACGACAGACGGAGGTTTGAACTGGAGAAAAGTAAATACCCCCGGAATTTACTCCCAAATTAATTGTTTTGCTGCACGAAGTGAAAACGAATTTATTGCGGCGGGAATGGCGGGTATCGTGCTCTTCTCATCCGACGGGGGTGAAAACTGGATCAGAAAGGAATCAGGATTCCAAAAAAACATTGTTTCAATCTCATACAGCAATCGCGATAATATCTATTTCTGCACTTCCGACTCGTTATACGGAACCGATCATCAATGGCAGCAAATCAAACATTTCAGAATCGACCTCCCGGCGGGCAGATACACGGGTGTTCAGTTCTTCGATAGTCTCAACGGCTCTGTCACCTATGAAAATGAATATTTCGCAAGCCATTTGATAACGAGCACCAACGGCGGTTCATCCTGGTGGAAGAGGAGCATGACATCCCGCCTTGCCACATACGATCCTGCAAATTTTGGCATTTACTGGAGATTCTCCGCCGGATTAGCATGGTACAGGAATAATGTTCAGGGATGCATTATGTCACTAAAAGGAATTATGATGGGTGCCCACCAGAATAAAAATGGGGTGGCTGCTGCATATACCAACAGGGGCAATTTCCTGATGACTTTTGGAGACAAATTCAACTGGTCGCTTGTCACTCTCGGTGAACCTGTCACAGTCAGACACATCTTTGCGGCGAGTGACAAGGCAATCTATCTGGCAGCCTCAAACGGGAGGATATTTAAATTTTCCCCCTCAAATCTTCCGAATACACCGTCCCTGGTTCTCAGAGTGTCACCGGAAGATGGAGCAAAATTTGTTCCAAAAAAAACTGAGTTGAAGTGGGACGAGCCTTACTCTCACTCCCCAATCCGGAATTATCAGGTTCAGGTCGCGCTTGGCGACACTTCCAACATCATTGTGGACGATGCTTCGATTACTTCACCAAAATATGCTATCAATCTTAATTCAGATACCTCCTTCTTTTTCTGGCGGGTGCGTGCCCGGAATGGTGAGGGCTGGGGTGAGTTTAACTCCTGGTACAAACTCCGCACCTCTGCCGAAGTTCTTTCATTTTCCACAGTTCAAACAAATTTTACTAACAATGTAACAGCCGCAACAAAAACTCCTGCCGGCAAATACTTCGTTGGCACTGAGACGGGTATGATCGGCTACACAGACAACCTCTCCGGACTATGGACACAGGGCAATTCAGCCACGACTTACAAAATTACGAAGTTTACCGTCAATAAATATTCTTCCGTAATTTATGCATTCAGTACAAACAATGAGTACTCGTTTTCGACGAACAACGGAAGAACCTGGACAAAAGTTGCTGACCCTCTGAGAGGGAAAATGATTTATTCCCTTGCTTTTACAAGCGCCACAACAGGTTATGCAGTCGGAGGTTACGGAACAATATTTAAAACCACCAACGCCGGCGAAACCTGGAACAACATCTGGTACTCCCCCGACACAGGCGATAACCTTGACATTAAAACCATCGATTCAACAATTATTATCGCAGTCGGATATCAGGGAAGTTTCACCATTTCCACCGATGGCGGTGCTACATTCAGACAGAAATCCCTCGCCTACCCCGAAAATTTCACCCGGTTTGAAATAGACGAGGGGCAACGAATCATTATCAGAAACAGCAAGGGTGAAAGACGGATATCCACCGATTTGGGCAATACCTGGACTTATGAAAGGCTCGCATTCGACGCCCCTTTGAAAGGCTTTCAGGACTGGCGAAACAATTCGATGATGATTGATACTCTCGGCGGTGTGTTCACTATGCCATTCAACTCAGGCGAATATTTCTATCAGACACTCCCCGAAAACCGAATTGCGAACGGACTCCAACTCGTAGATAATGAAGTGCTGATTCCTTCATCAGGCGGTAAACTGTTTCTAGCTCCACTCCCCTCACCCGGCTCCAATGCGCCATGGCAGTATGTTGTCAATCCGGGTGTTGCATCTTTGAATCAGTATATTTTTACCGGAGCAAAATCTTTGATGGGAATCGGGAGAGGCGGCATGGTTATGGTGTCGGATGATGAAGGAAGAATTTGGAAGGCCGTCGCCTCTCCCGTGGCATCCGATCTGTTCGTAATTACACAAAAAACAGGGGGTGAAGTTGTCATCGCAGGCGACTCGGGGCGTGTACTTGTCTATAACAACGGCGCGTTTTTAACCGGTGGTTCTGGAATCCCTGCGGACAAAAAAGCAACGGCAATCTCTTTCCTGGACAAGTTCACAGGATTTATTTCATGCCGTGATGGATCACTCTTCCGGACGAATGACGGCGGAAGAACATGGACACAAAAAACAGAAATCAATCCGGCTGTGGCAGGTCTGGAGATAACTGCAATAAAAGCAGGAAAAAACAAGCTCTATATCCATCTTGAATCTTCAGTTAACAACGAGGCCACCAGATCGGAAATAAGAGAGTATAATCTGAATCTGACAAACTACAGGACAATCTGGTCTGCAGCATCCCTTTCGAGCATGCCCGCGATCATTGTACCGGGGAAATTCTTCGCTGTTCTGCTGCAAGGAAACAGAATTGTGGCAGGCAGAGGTCCACTGATGGACACACTCGTCGAATTTTCGAATGATACTCTGAACATCTCGGCTCTTTTCACTTCAAATGGCAAGAATTTTTGGGTCGGTGACAACTCGGGTAATTTGTACAGACTGGATGAAGACGGCAGGATATCCTCAACATTCACGGGATTTGCCCTTGGAAGCATCAAATCAGTCATCTTCTCTCCTTCAGGAAAAGGAATTATAGTTTCTGAAGCCGGTAATATCTACTACGGTTCCTCAAATGACGAAATTCAACCGGAAGATCCATCCGTCGAAATCCCCGATGAATACACCCTTTTCCAGAATTTCCCTAATCCGTTTAATCCTTCGACAACCATCGGATTCCAAATTACTGCTTCTGCTGCCTACACCCTTGAGATTTTCAGCAGTACCGGTGAGAAAGTACAAACCCCCCTGGATGGTTTTGTGGAACCCGGAAAATATCAGATCATATTTAATGCATCAAAACTCTCGAGCGGACTCTATTTCTACCGGCTCCGAGGGAATGGTGCCTCTTTTACAAAAAAAATGATCTATTTAAAGTAG
- a CDS encoding DUF1624 domain-containing protein yields MKERSITADVLKGLAVLFMIQVHITEVIADTSIYNSWIGKISLFLGGPPAAPVFMTVMGYFLAASSKDWQHTIIRGLKLIADGIALNIAINAHLLYHIATGQSTVNPLDFIFGIDILVLAGVTTILTGLLKKILDINFLIPLVLAVAILLLTPFINSWLNGGSKTMAYFASVLGGDAPWSYFPVFPWSAYPLFGYAAYLFLKSEFSEKYLTVKISWFIIAVWAGFVSLTIEYGIETAAALRSYYHHGIEYAAWALAFTAGFAILIDMAVKYSKENAFLEYFAMTGRNVTLAYVVQWVIIGNLGSAVYRSVNLRDSYIALVAVVLVTSIVIMAYENRTRLRSLFI; encoded by the coding sequence ATGAAAGAAAGATCGATTACTGCTGATGTGCTAAAGGGGCTTGCGGTTTTGTTTATGATTCAGGTTCACATTACCGAGGTTATTGCTGATACTTCGATATACAACAGTTGGATCGGAAAGATATCACTCTTCCTCGGAGGACCACCTGCTGCCCCTGTATTCATGACGGTAATGGGTTATTTTCTTGCTGCTTCATCCAAAGACTGGCAACACACCATAATTCGCGGCCTAAAACTTATTGCCGATGGAATTGCTCTAAATATTGCTATAAATGCCCATCTCCTCTACCATATCGCAACGGGACAATCCACGGTAAACCCGCTCGACTTCATTTTTGGAATAGATATTCTCGTTCTTGCGGGTGTAACGACAATCCTGACTGGACTCTTGAAAAAAATCCTTGATATTAATTTTCTGATTCCTTTGGTCCTCGCGGTTGCAATACTTCTCCTTACACCTTTCATCAATTCCTGGTTGAACGGTGGAAGTAAAACCATGGCATATTTTGCCTCGGTATTGGGAGGAGATGCCCCCTGGTCATACTTCCCCGTATTTCCCTGGAGCGCCTATCCCCTCTTTGGTTATGCAGCATACCTTTTCCTGAAAAGCGAGTTCTCTGAAAAATATCTCACAGTTAAAATTTCGTGGTTCATCATAGCTGTGTGGGCTGGTTTTGTTTCCCTCACCATCGAATATGGAATTGAAACAGCCGCAGCACTTCGAAGCTATTACCATCATGGAATCGAATATGCCGCCTGGGCACTCGCTTTTACTGCGGGATTTGCCATCCTGATTGATATGGCAGTTAAATATTCAAAAGAGAACGCATTCCTCGAATATTTTGCCATGACCGGCAGGAATGTCACTCTCGCCTATGTTGTGCAGTGGGTAATCATCGGTAACCTTGGAAGTGCTGTTTACAGAAGTGTCAATCTGAGAGATTCATATATTGCACTTGTAGCGGTCGTTTTGGTTACTTCCATTGTAATAATGGCTTACGAAAACCGCACCCGCCTTCGTTCCTTGTTTATTTGA